A stretch of the Aegilops tauschii subsp. strangulata cultivar AL8/78 chromosome 4, Aet v6.0, whole genome shotgun sequence genome encodes the following:
- the LOC109761062 gene encoding transcription factor bHLH25-like, protein MDDSALFMEWAMDTLEQEHPDPVVVHVNGDSGEAAFPSLQALREQRLVFEELITGANPASSGSSGETTDGSGGYGGNSPSPAAMEHGVWPLSPNSTRCAPKLCRNGGGGGTNLPVTTWNFSALPASDGTLDSGSAGPVVPETVYASQPTRRAAARSPTGTGPVSSGPPYAQDHIMAERKRREKINQRFIELSTVIPGLKKMDKATILSDATRHVKELQEKIKALEAATGRSSRSIETVVLVKKKPRHADAALSDQNGSPSSASSSTGNPLPEIEVRFSETGVMVRILCHDVQGVVVRVLSEVEEGLHLTVTHANVMPFTACTVIITITAKVDEGFTVTAEEIIGRLNYVLELHSSCTSTEQK, encoded by the exons ATGGACGACTCGGCCCTGTTCATGGAATGGGCCATGGACACGCTGGAGCAGGAGCACCCTGACCCGGTGGTGGTCCACGTCAACGGCGACTCCGGCGAGGCAGCCTTCCCCTCGCTTCAGGCGCTCCGTGAGCAGCGTCTCGTCTTCGAAGAGCTGATTACCGGAGCCAATCCGGCAAGCAGCGGGAGCTCCGGCGAAACCACAGACGGCAGCGGAGGCTATGGTGGCAATTCCCCGTCCCCGGCGGCCATGGAGCACGGCGTCTGGCCCCTGTCCCCGAACTCGACCAGGTGCGCTCCCAAGCTTTGCAGGAACGGTGGGGGTGGGGGCACCAACCTTCCCGTAACGACCTGGAATTTCTCCGCGCTGCCGGCCAGTGACGGCACACTGGACAGCGGCAGCGCCGGGCCTGTCGTCCCGGAGACGGTGTACGCGTCGCAGCCGACGAGGAGGGCCGCCGCAAGGAGCCCCACCGGCACCGGGCCCGTGTCGTCGGGGCCGCCGTACGCGCAGGACCATATCATGGCGGAGCGGAAGCGCCGGGAGAAGATTAACCAGCGCTTCATCGAGCTCTCCACCGTCATCCCCGGCCTCAAGAAG ATGGACAAGGCGACGATCCTTTCCGACGCGACGAGGCACGTCAAGGAGCTGCAGGAGAAGATCAAGGCCCTCGAGGCAGCCACCGGCCGCAGCAGCAGGAGCATCGAAACCGTGGTACTCGTCAAGAAGAAGCCGCGCCACGCCGACGCCGCCCTTTCAGACCAGAACGGCTCGCCCTCGTCGGCGTCGTCCTCTACGGGGAACCCGCTGCCGGAGATCGAGGTGCGCTTCTCGGAGACCGGCGTCATGGTGAGGATCCTCTGCCACGACGTCCAGGGGGTGGTGGTGAGGGTGCTGTCGGAGGTGGAGGAGGGGCTCCACCTCACCGTCACCCACGCCAATGTCATGCCCTTCACGGCCTGCACTGTCATCATAACCATCACGGCCAAG GTGGATGAGGGCTTCACCGTTACAGCAGAGGAGATCATAGGAAGACTCAACTATGTGCTGGAATTGCATAGCAGCTGCACTTCTACCGAACAAAAATGA